The following are encoded together in the Balaenoptera acutorostrata chromosome 9, mBalAcu1.1, whole genome shotgun sequence genome:
- the AKIP1 gene encoding A-kinase-interacting protein 1 isoform X1: MENCLAAAALNGVDRRSLQRSARLGQEVLERAKRRAVDWHSVELPTGSVGVISRERPYRERGPAAGPHRLLPGEVRAPVLRDQPIHSLSSVLLRTRARHTAAPEGSCPWRKLEKKDTQPSVLPSEQWLNSWTILQVSVGNIIHLCQRKEGQPTSIVITEGSRSCTCARTLGMVSFQCVAVSIFFDLRPDKPIAEDISKDLYIEVYPGTYSVTVGVNDLTKKTHVVAVDSGQSVDLVFLI, from the exons ATGGAGAACTGTTTGGCGGCCGCGGCGCTGAACGGGGTGGACCGACGTTCCCTGCAACGCTCGGCTAGGCTGGGTCAAGAAGTGCTGGAGCGGGCCAAAAGGAGGGCGGTGGACTGGCATTCGGTGGAGCTTCCCACAGGCAGCGTGGGGGTCATTTCCCGGGAGCGGCCCTACAGAGAAAGAGGGCCGGCAGCCGGCCCCCATCGCCTTCTCCCAGGAGAGGTGAGGGCGCCAGTGCTGCGGGACCAGCCCATTCATTCGCTCAGCAGCGTCTTGCTGAGAACCAGGGCACGCCACACAGCAGCACCCGAGGGATCCTGTCCTTGGCGGAAGCT AGAGAAGAAAGACACCCAACCCTCAGTGCTTCCTTCAGAACAATGGCTGAATTCATGGACTATACTTCAAGTCAGTGTGGG AAATATTATTCATCTGTGCCAGAGGAAGGAGGGGCAACCCACGTCTATCGTTATCACAGAGGGAAGTCGAAGCTGCACTTGTGCTCGGACACTGGGAATGGTCAG CTTCCAGTGTGTTGCAGTATCAATCTTCTTTGACTTACGTCCCgataaacccatt GCTGAGGACATCTCTAAGGACCTCTACATAGAAGTATATCCAGGGACCTATTCCGTCACTGTGGGTGTAAATGACTTGACCAAGAAGACTCACGTGGTAGCAGTTGATTCAGGACAAAGTGTGGACTTGGTCTTCCTCATATGA
- the AKIP1 gene encoding A-kinase-interacting protein 1 isoform X5: protein MENCLAAAALNGVDRRSLQRSARLGQEVLERAKRRAVDWHSVELPTGSVGVISRERPYRERGPAAGPHRLLPGEREERHPTLSASFRTMAEFMDYTSSQCGKYYSSVPEEGGATHVYRYHRGKSKLHLCSDTGNGQRKDTPLGVGGIRQASECALEASQPLPVCCSINLL, encoded by the exons ATGGAGAACTGTTTGGCGGCCGCGGCGCTGAACGGGGTGGACCGACGTTCCCTGCAACGCTCGGCTAGGCTGGGTCAAGAAGTGCTGGAGCGGGCCAAAAGGAGGGCGGTGGACTGGCATTCGGTGGAGCTTCCCACAGGCAGCGTGGGGGTCATTTCCCGGGAGCGGCCCTACAGAGAAAGAGGGCCGGCAGCCGGCCCCCATCGCCTTCTCCCAGGAGAG AGAGAAGAAAGACACCCAACCCTCAGTGCTTCCTTCAGAACAATGGCTGAATTCATGGACTATACTTCAAGTCAGTGTGGG AAATATTATTCATCTGTGCCAGAGGAAGGAGGGGCAACCCACGTCTATCGTTATCACAGAGGGAAGTCGAAGCTGCACTTGTGCTCGGACACTGGGAATGGTCAG AGAAAAGACACCCCCCTTGGTGTCGGAGGCATCCGTCAGGCATCAGAGTGTGCACTAGAGGCATCCCAGCCT CTTCCAGTGTGTTGCAGTATCAATCTTCTTTGA
- the AKIP1 gene encoding A-kinase-interacting protein 1 isoform X3 yields MENCLAAAALNGVDRRSLQRSARLGQEVLERAKRRAVDWHSVELPTGSVGVISRERPYRERGPAAGPHRLLPGEREERHPTLSASFRTMAEFMDYTSSQCGKYYSSVPEEGGATHVYRYHRGKSKLHLCSDTGNGQAEDISKDLYIEVYPGTYSVTVGVNDLTKKTHVVAVDSGQSVDLVFLI; encoded by the exons ATGGAGAACTGTTTGGCGGCCGCGGCGCTGAACGGGGTGGACCGACGTTCCCTGCAACGCTCGGCTAGGCTGGGTCAAGAAGTGCTGGAGCGGGCCAAAAGGAGGGCGGTGGACTGGCATTCGGTGGAGCTTCCCACAGGCAGCGTGGGGGTCATTTCCCGGGAGCGGCCCTACAGAGAAAGAGGGCCGGCAGCCGGCCCCCATCGCCTTCTCCCAGGAGAG AGAGAAGAAAGACACCCAACCCTCAGTGCTTCCTTCAGAACAATGGCTGAATTCATGGACTATACTTCAAGTCAGTGTGGG AAATATTATTCATCTGTGCCAGAGGAAGGAGGGGCAACCCACGTCTATCGTTATCACAGAGGGAAGTCGAAGCTGCACTTGTGCTCGGACACTGGGAATGGTCAG GCTGAGGACATCTCTAAGGACCTCTACATAGAAGTATATCCAGGGACCTATTCCGTCACTGTGGGTGTAAATGACTTGACCAAGAAGACTCACGTGGTAGCAGTTGATTCAGGACAAAGTGTGGACTTGGTCTTCCTCATATGA
- the AKIP1 gene encoding A-kinase-interacting protein 1 isoform X2 produces the protein MENCLAAAALNGVDRRSLQRSARLGQEVLERAKRRAVDWHSVELPTGSVGVISRERPYRERGPAAGPHRLLPGEREERHPTLSASFRTMAEFMDYTSSQCGKYYSSVPEEGGATHVYRYHRGKSKLHLCSDTGNGQRKDTPLGVGGIRQASECALEASQPAEDISKDLYIEVYPGTYSVTVGVNDLTKKTHVVAVDSGQSVDLVFLI, from the exons ATGGAGAACTGTTTGGCGGCCGCGGCGCTGAACGGGGTGGACCGACGTTCCCTGCAACGCTCGGCTAGGCTGGGTCAAGAAGTGCTGGAGCGGGCCAAAAGGAGGGCGGTGGACTGGCATTCGGTGGAGCTTCCCACAGGCAGCGTGGGGGTCATTTCCCGGGAGCGGCCCTACAGAGAAAGAGGGCCGGCAGCCGGCCCCCATCGCCTTCTCCCAGGAGAG AGAGAAGAAAGACACCCAACCCTCAGTGCTTCCTTCAGAACAATGGCTGAATTCATGGACTATACTTCAAGTCAGTGTGGG AAATATTATTCATCTGTGCCAGAGGAAGGAGGGGCAACCCACGTCTATCGTTATCACAGAGGGAAGTCGAAGCTGCACTTGTGCTCGGACACTGGGAATGGTCAG AGAAAAGACACCCCCCTTGGTGTCGGAGGCATCCGTCAGGCATCAGAGTGTGCACTAGAGGCATCCCAGCCT GCTGAGGACATCTCTAAGGACCTCTACATAGAAGTATATCCAGGGACCTATTCCGTCACTGTGGGTGTAAATGACTTGACCAAGAAGACTCACGTGGTAGCAGTTGATTCAGGACAAAGTGTGGACTTGGTCTTCCTCATATGA
- the AKIP1 gene encoding A-kinase-interacting protein 1 isoform X4 has translation MPSPLTPSPLESALGGAGGGGRRGDRGPGFDPELERGPGGPLTRRCLCREERHPTLSASFRTMAEFMDYTSSQCGKYYSSVPEEGGATHVYRYHRGKSKLHLCSDTGNGQRKDTPLGVGGIRQASECALEASQPAEDISKDLYIEVYPGTYSVTVGVNDLTKKTHVVAVDSGQSVDLVFLI, from the exons ATGCCTTCGCCCCTGACACCGAGCCCGCTGGAGAGCGCGTTGGGCGGAGCCGGGGGCGGCGGTCGCCGGGGAGATCGAGGCCCTGGGTTCGACCCCGAGCTGGAGCGGGGTCCCGGAGGCCCGCTAACCCGccggtgtttgtgt AGAGAAGAAAGACACCCAACCCTCAGTGCTTCCTTCAGAACAATGGCTGAATTCATGGACTATACTTCAAGTCAGTGTGGG AAATATTATTCATCTGTGCCAGAGGAAGGAGGGGCAACCCACGTCTATCGTTATCACAGAGGGAAGTCGAAGCTGCACTTGTGCTCGGACACTGGGAATGGTCAG AGAAAAGACACCCCCCTTGGTGTCGGAGGCATCCGTCAGGCATCAGAGTGTGCACTAGAGGCATCCCAGCCT GCTGAGGACATCTCTAAGGACCTCTACATAGAAGTATATCCAGGGACCTATTCCGTCACTGTGGGTGTAAATGACTTGACCAAGAAGACTCACGTGGTAGCAGTTGATTCAGGACAAAGTGTGGACTTGGTCTTCCTCATATGA
- the C9H11orf16 gene encoding uncharacterized protein C11orf16 homolog isoform X2 gives MDSSAGPGMPLPKYCSVATTLKAPAWAGTAPPWDFSFACPLASQAPWLTWQSPLTRYASYDPCFHIADAAWQGPGWLGRGGDAADAWVLARREAGGFYYRAQIKAAPELERQGVLLVEFEAPLVTCPGLPAQRQSVVLEEDVIQFSPSVEYSLRLGDKVLALWGPDQQRYGPGTVVLGLEARDPQRASKEEEITVHFWNGRTAPVPLGGVRWVPPAVWKKAVDRLHKPFTTEHPRPLLWAPCCSLMGPVAGCVTGGLPLSTPFLCPPCHPHAYCQLLGQGCLCCCPLAGPTWWPLTITSGVTAREHLQAELKPTAQLLPLEDPEEEEAAVQPPMAISSSSTSSSSSEEDLENKLEMGLPQRLLVDSTGNTAPILLEESPRRQGGLCQPEWRYWRRNGSEPHPRKPGTRLCNIGKEEKGNKQQTVKTAAVGSPRELVLEATGMKPLQILPEEAEHKKLSRGTAAHQGD, from the exons ATGGACTCCTCCGCAGGGCCTGGGATGCCTTTGCCCAAATACTGCAGCGTGGCCACAACCCTGAAGGCCCCTGCCTGGGCCGGCACTGCTCCTCCCTGGGACTTCTCCTTCGCCTGCCCTCTCGCCTCCCAAGCACCCTGGCTCACCTGGCAGAGCCCCCTCACCAG ATATGCATCTTATGACCCGTGTTTCCACATTGCTGACGCAGCATGGCAGGGGCCTGGCTGGCTGGGAAGAGGTGGAGATGCTGCGGACGCATGGGTCCTGGCAAGAAGGGAAGCAGGTGGCTTTTATTACAGGGCTCAGATAAAGGCTGCTCCCGAG CTGGAGAGGCAGGGAGTCCTGCTGGTGGAATTTGAGGCTCCCCTTGTCACATGCCCAGGGCTGCCAGCCCAGCGGCAGAGCGTGGTCTTGGAGGAAGATGTCATTCAGTTCTCGCCATCCGTGGAATACTCACTGCGACTTGGGGACAAGGTGCTGGCACTCTGGGGACCAGACCAACAGCGCTATGGCCCCGGCACTGTTGTTTTGGGCTTGGAGGCAAGAGACCCCCAGAGAG CatccaaagaagaagaaattactgTTCACTTCTGGAATGGCAGGACAGCCCCTGTGCCGCTTGGAGGGGTCAGGTGGGTGCCCCCAGCCGTCTGGAAGAAGGCTGTGGACAGGCTGCACAAGCCTTTCACCACGGAGCACCCCAGGCCCCTCCTCTGGGCCCCTTGCTGCTCTCTGATGGGGCCGGTCGCTGGATGTGTCACCGGTGGGCTTCCTCTGAGCACTCCGTTCCTGTGCCCTCCCTGCCACCCGCATGCCTACTGCCAGCTGCTGGGCCAGGGCTGCCTCTGCTGCTGCCCCTTGGCCGGACCCACCTGGTGGCCTCTAACCATAACCTCAGGGGTCACAGCCAGAGAGCATCTACAGGCGGAGCTGAAGCCCACGGCACAGCTTTTGCCCCTTGAGGATCCTgaggaggaagaagcagcagTGCAGCCTCCCATGGCTATTTCTTCCTCCTctacctcctcttcttcttctgaagaGGATCTGGAGAACAAGCTGGAGATGGGCCTTCCCCAGAGGCTGCTGGTGGACAGCACAGGCAACACGGCCCCCATCCTTCTTGAGGAGTCTCCAAGGAGGCAGGGTGGCCTCTGCCAGCCGGAATGGAGGTACTGGAGGAGAAACGGGTCTGAGCCGCATCCCAGGAAGCCAG GAACAAGACTTTGCAACATCGGGAAAGAAGAGAAGGGCAACAAACAACAGACAGTGAAAACTGCAGCAGTGGGGAGTCCCAGGGAGCTGGTCCTGGAAGCCACTGGCATGAAGCCACTACAGATCCTGCCAGAGGAAGCTGAACACAAAAAACTGAGTCGGGGTACTGCAGCACATCAGGGGGACTAG
- the C9H11orf16 gene encoding uncharacterized protein C11orf16 homolog isoform X1 has product MAGAWLAGKRWRCCGRMGPGKKGSRWLLLQGSDKGCSRGKSLERQGVLLVEFEAPLVTCPGLPAQRQSVVLEEDVIQFSPSVEYSLRLGDKVLALWGPDQQRYGPGTVVLGLEARDPQRASKEEEITVHFWNGRTAPVPLGGVRWVPPAVWKKAVDRLHKPFTTEHPRPLLWAPCCSLMGPVAGCVTGGLPLSTPFLCPPCHPHAYCQLLGQGCLCCCPLAGPTWWPLTITSGVTAREHLQAELKPTAQLLPLEDPEEEEAAVQPPMAISSSSTSSSSSEEDLENKLEMGLPQRLLVDSTGNTAPILLEESPRRQGGLCQPEWRYWRRNGSEPHPRKPGTRLCNIGKEEKGNKQQTVKTAAVGSPRELVLEATGMKPLQILPEEAEHKKLSRGTAAHQGD; this is encoded by the exons ATGGCAGGGGCCTGGCTGGCTGGGAAGAGGTGGAGATGCTGCGGACGCATGGGTCCTGGCAAGAAGGGAAGCAGGTGGCTTTTATTACAGGGCTCAGATAAAGGCTGCTCCCGAGGCAAGTCC CTGGAGAGGCAGGGAGTCCTGCTGGTGGAATTTGAGGCTCCCCTTGTCACATGCCCAGGGCTGCCAGCCCAGCGGCAGAGCGTGGTCTTGGAGGAAGATGTCATTCAGTTCTCGCCATCCGTGGAATACTCACTGCGACTTGGGGACAAGGTGCTGGCACTCTGGGGACCAGACCAACAGCGCTATGGCCCCGGCACTGTTGTTTTGGGCTTGGAGGCAAGAGACCCCCAGAGAG CatccaaagaagaagaaattactgTTCACTTCTGGAATGGCAGGACAGCCCCTGTGCCGCTTGGAGGGGTCAGGTGGGTGCCCCCAGCCGTCTGGAAGAAGGCTGTGGACAGGCTGCACAAGCCTTTCACCACGGAGCACCCCAGGCCCCTCCTCTGGGCCCCTTGCTGCTCTCTGATGGGGCCGGTCGCTGGATGTGTCACCGGTGGGCTTCCTCTGAGCACTCCGTTCCTGTGCCCTCCCTGCCACCCGCATGCCTACTGCCAGCTGCTGGGCCAGGGCTGCCTCTGCTGCTGCCCCTTGGCCGGACCCACCTGGTGGCCTCTAACCATAACCTCAGGGGTCACAGCCAGAGAGCATCTACAGGCGGAGCTGAAGCCCACGGCACAGCTTTTGCCCCTTGAGGATCCTgaggaggaagaagcagcagTGCAGCCTCCCATGGCTATTTCTTCCTCCTctacctcctcttcttcttctgaagaGGATCTGGAGAACAAGCTGGAGATGGGCCTTCCCCAGAGGCTGCTGGTGGACAGCACAGGCAACACGGCCCCCATCCTTCTTGAGGAGTCTCCAAGGAGGCAGGGTGGCCTCTGCCAGCCGGAATGGAGGTACTGGAGGAGAAACGGGTCTGAGCCGCATCCCAGGAAGCCAG GAACAAGACTTTGCAACATCGGGAAAGAAGAGAAGGGCAACAAACAACAGACAGTGAAAACTGCAGCAGTGGGGAGTCCCAGGGAGCTGGTCCTGGAAGCCACTGGCATGAAGCCACTACAGATCCTGCCAGAGGAAGCTGAACACAAAAAACTGAGTCGGGGTACTGCAGCACATCAGGGGGACTAG